The following proteins are encoded in a genomic region of Oncorhynchus kisutch isolate 150728-3 linkage group LG18, Okis_V2, whole genome shotgun sequence:
- the xrcc2 gene encoding DNA repair protein XRCC2: MTTTAKMTENGAQLFARLEGRRSLRDIEPHIFPDGAGPIQGDVVEFHGTEGSGKTETMYHLVTHCILPADRGGLEVEVMYVDTDYHFDMLRLVTVLEQRLGEDAKGEDSGAAVEPEERVRACLGRLFVVHCSSSVQLLLTLHYLENTFCSRPTLCLLVIDSISAFYWVDRSGGGESVAKQEANLRKCSELLDRLLRDYRIVVFATTHAIMRDYGHSAQADLAGMTPGPSEPTSSSSSWRQWSSSRASNFDKAYLSRAWQRLVTHRVLFSKGEVTKDRKQVFSAACTTTSTRGTKCSSFCVMEGGVQFL; this comes from the exons ATGACAACTACTGCCAAAATGACAGAGAACGGTGCACAA TTGTTTGCTAGGTTGGAGGGGAGACGGTCATTGAGGGACATTGAACCTCACATCTTTCCTGATGGTGCTGGACCTATTCAAG GTGACGTAGTGGAGTTCCATGGCACCGAGGGAAGTGGAAAGACTGAGACCATGTACCATCTGGTGACCCACTGCATCCTCCCAGCCGACCGGGGGGGCCTGGAAGTGGAAGTCATGTACGTGGACACCGACTACCACTTTGACATGCTGAGGCTGGTGACAGTACTGGAGCAGCGCCTGGGGGAGGACGCAAAAGGAGAGGATAGTGGGGCGGCGGTAGAGCCTGAGGAGAGGGTGCGAGCCTGCCTAGGCCGACTCTTCGTGGTTCACTGCTCCAGCTCAGTCCAGCTGCTTCTCACACTGCACTATCTGGAGAATACCTTCTGCAGCCGGCCCACTCTGTGCCTATTGGTCATCGACAGCATCTCAGCCTTCTATTGGGTGGACCgaagtgggggaggggagagcgTGGCAAAGCAGGAAGCCAACCTCAGGAAGTGTTCAGAGCTCCTGGATCGGCTGCTGCGAGACTACCGTATAGTGGTGTTCGCCACCACGCACGCCATCATGAGGGACTACGGGCACTCGGCTCAGGCTGACTTGGCAGGCATGACACCTGGGCCCTCTGAGCCAACCTCATCGTCTTCCTCCTGGAGACAGTGGTCCTCCTCTCGTGCCTCAAACTTTGACAAGGCCTACCTCAGCAGGGCCTGGCAGAGGCTAGTGACACACAGAGTGCTGTTTTCCAAAGGAGAGGTGACCAAGGACAGAAAGCAGGTGTTTTCAGCTGCATGCACCACCACAAGTACAAGAGGCACTAAATGCTCATCTTTTTGTGTTATGGAAGGGGGTGTTCAGTTTTTATGA